The following are encoded together in the Leguminivora glycinivorella isolate SPB_JAAS2020 chromosome 18, LegGlyc_1.1, whole genome shotgun sequence genome:
- the LOC125236037 gene encoding cathepsin O-like, whose product MYEDETKLLEALNDGPVAALVWAELLFNYDSGVISWRCQVGEDMLNHAVQIVGYDTASNPPYYIIKNSWGDDWGEGGYVRLAIGDNQCGIAYSVGVLEV is encoded by the exons ATGTATGAAGATGAAACGAAGTTATTAGAAGCTTTAAACGACGGGCCAGTGGCGGCGCTAGTCTGGGCAGAACTGCTGTTCAACTACGACAGTGGCGTCATCAGTTGGCGTTGCCA AGTTGGCGAAGACATGCTAAACCATGCAGTCCAGATTGTAGGCTATGATACCGCCAGTAACCCGCCCTACTACATCATCAAGAACTCGTGGGGGGATGACTGGGGGGAGGGGGGGTATGTGAGGCTCGCTATAGGGGACAATCAGTGTGGGATCGCGTACTCTGTTGGGGTTTTAGAAGTTTAG